In Streptomyces puniciscabiei, a single genomic region encodes these proteins:
- the secD gene encoding protein translocase subunit SecD — protein sequence MAAPKRGRSASAQSKPGRSLALILIAIVALTGGMFLSGNKTPRLGIDLAGGTSITLKAKADQGSAINKANMDTAVDIMNRRVNGLGVSEAEVQTQGTDNIIVNIPKGTNSKEAQQQVGTTAKLYFRPVLASEPSAGATQTPSPSATPSGGSSPKPGTSPSTSASSNQKASSSSSGSPSPKASATSQGRAVSDALKAGSTPTPSSSASGSTKPSATPSATPSGSSSAATAAAKLQAQYAALDCTKPAERAKVGGAAKPGEPTIACGQIRKVWYKYILGPVAVDGTEVKKAQAVFDTQGASGWQVQMTFSNSGAKKFADITGELAKNQQPQNEFAIVLDGDVVSSPYVQQAITGGQAEISGSFTQQDAQSLANMLSYGALPLTFQEQSVTTVTAALGGEQLHAGLLAGAIGLGLVVIYLVVYYRGLSIVAMASLVVSAILTYVIMSLLGPAIGFALNLPAVCGAIVAIGITADSFIVYFERIRDEIREGRSLRPAVERAWPRARRTVLVSDFVSFLAAAVLFIVTVGKVQGFAFTLGLTTLLDVVVVFLFTKPLMTLLARRKFFANGHKWSGLDPQSLGAKPPLRRTRRPAGPAAGPVDPKEA from the coding sequence GTGGCAGCACCCAAGAGGGGCCGGAGCGCGAGCGCCCAGAGCAAGCCAGGGCGCTCGCTGGCCCTCATCCTGATCGCCATCGTGGCGCTCACCGGAGGCATGTTCCTGTCCGGGAACAAGACTCCGCGTCTCGGCATCGACCTCGCCGGTGGCACGAGCATCACGCTCAAGGCGAAGGCCGACCAGGGGTCCGCGATCAACAAGGCCAACATGGACACCGCGGTCGACATCATGAACCGCCGTGTCAACGGCCTCGGCGTCTCCGAGGCGGAGGTGCAGACCCAGGGGACCGACAACATCATCGTCAACATCCCCAAGGGCACCAACTCCAAGGAGGCCCAGCAGCAGGTCGGCACCACCGCCAAGCTGTACTTCCGCCCGGTCCTGGCCAGCGAGCCCAGCGCCGGCGCCACGCAGACCCCGTCGCCGAGCGCGACCCCCAGCGGCGGCTCCTCGCCGAAGCCGGGCACGAGCCCCTCCACCAGTGCCTCCTCCAACCAGAAGGCGTCCTCGTCCTCCTCGGGCTCCCCGTCGCCCAAGGCCTCGGCGACCTCCCAGGGCCGTGCCGTCAGCGACGCGCTGAAGGCCGGCTCCACCCCCACGCCGAGCTCGTCCGCCTCCGGCAGCACCAAGCCGTCGGCCACCCCCTCGGCCACCCCCTCGGGCTCCTCCAGCGCCGCCACCGCCGCCGCCAAGCTCCAGGCGCAGTACGCCGCCCTGGACTGCACCAAGCCCGCCGAGCGGGCCAAGGTCGGAGGCGCCGCCAAGCCCGGCGAGCCCACCATCGCCTGCGGCCAGATCAGGAAGGTCTGGTACAAGTACATCCTCGGCCCGGTCGCCGTCGACGGCACCGAGGTGAAGAAGGCGCAGGCCGTCTTCGACACCCAGGGCGCCTCCGGCTGGCAGGTCCAGATGACCTTCAGCAACAGCGGCGCCAAGAAGTTCGCCGACATCACCGGCGAGCTGGCGAAGAACCAGCAGCCGCAGAACGAGTTCGCCATCGTCCTGGACGGCGACGTCGTCTCCAGCCCGTACGTGCAGCAGGCCATCACCGGCGGCCAGGCGGAGATCTCCGGCAGCTTCACGCAGCAGGACGCCCAGAGCCTCGCCAACATGCTGTCGTACGGCGCCCTGCCGCTCACCTTCCAGGAGCAGTCCGTCACCACCGTCACCGCCGCACTCGGCGGTGAGCAGCTGCACGCCGGTCTGCTCGCCGGCGCGATCGGTCTCGGCCTGGTCGTGATCTACCTGGTCGTCTACTACCGCGGCCTGTCGATCGTCGCCATGGCCTCGCTGGTGGTCTCCGCGATCCTGACCTATGTGATCATGTCGCTGCTCGGCCCGGCCATCGGCTTCGCGCTGAACCTGCCGGCCGTCTGCGGTGCCATCGTCGCCATCGGTATCACCGCCGACTCGTTCATCGTGTACTTCGAACGCATCCGGGACGAGATCCGCGAGGGCCGCTCGCTGCGCCCCGCCGTCGAGCGGGCCTGGCCGCGCGCCCGGCGCACCGTCCTCGTCTCCGACTTCGTGTCGTTCCTGGCCGCCGCCGTCCTGTTCATCGTGACCGTCGGCAAGGTCCAGGGCTTCGCGTTCACGCTCGGCCTGACCACCCTGCTCGACGTCGTCGTCGTCTTCCTGTTCACCAAGCCGCTGATGACGCTCCTCGCCCGCCGCAAGTTCTTCGCGAACGGGCACAAGTGGTCCGGCCTCGATCCGCAGAGCCTGGGTGCCAAGCCGCCGCTGCGCCGCACCCGCCGTCCCGCCGGTCCCGCCGCCGGCCCTGTCGACCCGAAGGAGGCCTGA
- the secF gene encoding protein translocase subunit SecF produces MSKLGNLGARLHRGEISYDFVGKRKIWYGVSILITITAILGLAVRGLNMGIEFKGGAVFTTPTHMSTSVTQAENYAKDASGHEAIVQKLGNGSLRIQIAGIDTGQSDKIKQELAKDLNLNPEKLAADLVGPSWGQQIANKAWEGLAIFMVLVVIYLAIAFEWRMAVAALVALIHDITITTGIYALVGFEVTPGTVIGLLTILGYSLYDTVVVFDSLKEQTKDITKQTRWTYSDIANRSINGTLVRSINTTVVALLPVAGLLFIGGGFLGAGTLNDISLSLFVGLAAGAYSSIFIATPLVADLKEREPAMKALTKRVLAKRAQAAAEEDLAADRADDDSDAAPAVVGPRNQPASRSRGRGRPSGKRR; encoded by the coding sequence ATGTCGAAACTCGGCAACCTCGGCGCTCGACTGCACCGCGGCGAGATCTCGTACGACTTCGTCGGCAAGCGCAAGATCTGGTACGGCGTCTCCATCCTGATCACCATCACGGCCATCCTCGGCCTGGCGGTGCGCGGGCTGAACATGGGCATCGAGTTCAAGGGCGGCGCGGTCTTCACCACGCCGACCCACATGAGCACCTCGGTGACCCAGGCGGAGAACTACGCCAAGGACGCCTCAGGCCATGAGGCGATCGTGCAGAAGCTCGGCAACGGCAGCCTGCGCATCCAGATCGCCGGTATCGACACCGGCCAGTCCGACAAGATCAAGCAGGAGCTGGCCAAGGACCTGAACCTCAACCCCGAGAAGCTCGCCGCCGACCTGGTCGGACCGAGCTGGGGCCAGCAGATCGCCAACAAGGCCTGGGAGGGCCTGGCGATCTTCATGGTGCTCGTCGTGATCTACCTGGCCATCGCCTTCGAGTGGCGCATGGCCGTCGCGGCCCTGGTCGCGCTGATCCACGACATCACGATCACGACCGGTATCTACGCCCTGGTCGGTTTCGAGGTCACGCCCGGTACGGTCATCGGTCTGCTGACGATCCTCGGTTACTCGCTCTACGACACGGTCGTCGTCTTCGACAGCCTCAAGGAGCAGACGAAGGACATCACCAAGCAGACCCGCTGGACCTACAGCGACATCGCGAACCGCTCGATCAACGGCACGCTGGTCCGGTCGATCAACACCACGGTCGTCGCCCTGCTGCCGGTCGCCGGTCTGCTGTTCATCGGCGGTGGCTTCCTCGGCGCCGGCACGCTGAACGACATCTCGCTGTCGCTGTTCGTCGGCCTCGCGGCCGGTGCCTACTCGTCGATCTTCATCGCCACGCCGCTCGTCGCCGACCTCAAGGAGCGCGAGCCGGCGATGAAGGCCCTCACCAAGCGGGTCCTGGCCAAGCGTGCCCAGGCCGCCGCCGAGGAGGACCTCGCCGCGGACCGCGCCGACGACGACTCCGACGCGGCCCCCGCCGTCGTGGGCCCCCGCAACCAGCCCGCGTCCCGCAGCCGGGGCCGCGGCCGGCCTTCCGGGAAGCGCCGATGA
- a CDS encoding adenine phosphoribosyltransferase — translation MTEIRELLLSRIRDVADYPEPGVMFKDITPLLADPAAFTALTDALAETAANSGATKIVGLEARGFILGAPVAVRAGLGFIPVRKAGKLPGATLRQAYDLEYGSAEIEVHAEDLTSGDRVLIVDDVLATGGTAEAAIHLIQRAGAEVAGLAVLMELGFLGGRARLEPALGGAPLEALLQV, via the coding sequence ATGACCGAGATCAGGGAACTGCTGCTCAGCCGCATCCGGGACGTCGCCGACTACCCGGAGCCGGGCGTGATGTTCAAGGACATCACCCCGCTCCTGGCGGACCCGGCGGCCTTCACCGCCCTCACCGACGCACTGGCCGAGACCGCCGCGAACTCCGGCGCGACCAAGATCGTCGGTCTGGAGGCCCGGGGCTTCATCCTCGGCGCCCCGGTCGCCGTCCGCGCGGGCCTCGGCTTCATCCCGGTCCGCAAGGCGGGCAAGCTGCCCGGAGCGACACTGCGCCAGGCGTACGACCTGGAGTACGGCTCGGCCGAGATCGAGGTGCACGCGGAGGACCTGACCTCCGGCGACCGCGTCCTGATCGTCGACGACGTCCTCGCCACAGGCGGTACGGCCGAGGCCGCGATCCACCTCATCCAGCGCGCCGGTGCCGAGGTCGCGGGCCTGGCGGTGCTGATGGAACTCGGTTTCCTGGGCGGCCGCGCCCGTCTGGAGCCTGCCCTGGGCGGGGCCCCGCTGGAGGCACTCCTCCAGGTCTGA
- a CDS encoding RelA/SpoT family protein → MPDEAQHLTAAKPEPASAAAAKPAPHVSNAKNDTRGPIEHAQSAPVEKAAEASRPKPAPTERPAQPPVVRPPMVQPGRTGSSNRVRARLARLGVQRANPYNPVLEPLLRIVRSNDPKIENSTLRQIERAYQVAERWHRGQKRKSGDPYITHPLAVTTILAELGMDPATLMAGLLHDTVEDTEYGLDQLRRDFGDTVALLVDGVTKLDKVKFGEAAQAETVRKMVVAMAKDPRVLVIKLADRLHNMRTMRYLKREKQEKKARETLEIYAPLAHRLGMNTIKWELEDLAFAILYPKMYDEIVRLVAERAPKRDEYLAIVTDEVQADLRAARIKATVTGRPKHYYSVYQKMIVRGRDFAEIYDLVGIRVLVDTVRDCYAALGTVHARWNPVPGRFKDYIAMPKFNMYQSLHTTVIGPNGKPVELQIRTFDMHRRAEYGIAAHWKYKQEAVAGASKVRTDVPKASGKDKDAINDMAWLRQLLDWQKETEDPGEFLESLRFDLSRNEVFVFTPKGDVIALPAGATPVDFAYAVHTEVGHRTIGARVNGRLVPLESTLDNGDLVEVFTSKAPGAGPSRDWLGFVKSPRARNKIRAWFSKERRDEAIEQGKDAIVRAMRKQNLPIQRILTGDSLVTLAHEMRYSDISALYAAIGEGHVSAQHIVQKLVQALGGEEAATEEIDESVPPSRSRGRKRRSSADPGVVVKGVDDVWVKLARCCTPVPGDPIIGFVTRGSGVSVHRSDCLNVESLSREPERILDVEWAPTQSSVFLVAIQVEALDRSRLLSDVTRVLSDQHVNILSAAVQTSRDRVATSRFTFEMGDPKHLGHVLKAVRGVEGVYDVYRVTSGRSRS, encoded by the coding sequence TTGCCAGACGAGGCCCAGCACCTGACCGCCGCAAAGCCCGAGCCCGCCTCGGCCGCCGCGGCGAAGCCCGCGCCGCACGTGTCCAACGCGAAGAACGACACCCGCGGGCCGATCGAGCACGCCCAGTCCGCGCCCGTCGAGAAGGCTGCCGAGGCCTCGCGTCCCAAGCCCGCACCCACGGAGCGCCCGGCCCAGCCGCCCGTGGTGCGCCCGCCCATGGTCCAGCCCGGCCGCACCGGCTCCTCCAACCGCGTCCGCGCCCGCCTGGCCCGTCTCGGCGTGCAGCGCGCGAACCCCTACAACCCGGTTCTCGAGCCGCTGCTGCGGATAGTGCGCAGCAACGACCCGAAGATCGAGAACTCGACCCTGCGGCAGATCGAGCGCGCCTACCAGGTCGCCGAGCGCTGGCACCGCGGCCAGAAGCGCAAGAGCGGCGACCCGTACATCACGCATCCGCTCGCCGTGACCACCATCCTCGCCGAGCTGGGCATGGACCCGGCCACGCTCATGGCCGGCCTGCTGCACGACACCGTCGAGGACACCGAGTACGGCCTGGACCAGCTGCGCCGCGACTTCGGCGACACCGTCGCCCTGCTGGTGGACGGCGTCACCAAGCTGGACAAGGTCAAGTTCGGCGAGGCCGCGCAGGCCGAGACCGTGCGCAAGATGGTCGTGGCGATGGCCAAGGACCCGCGCGTCCTGGTCATCAAGCTCGCCGACCGCCTGCACAACATGCGCACCATGCGCTACCTCAAGCGCGAGAAGCAGGAGAAGAAGGCGCGCGAGACCCTCGAGATCTACGCGCCGCTCGCCCACCGGCTCGGCATGAACACCATCAAGTGGGAGCTGGAGGACCTCGCGTTCGCGATCCTCTACCCCAAGATGTACGACGAGATCGTCCGGCTGGTGGCCGAGCGGGCGCCCAAGCGGGACGAGTACCTCGCCATAGTGACCGACGAGGTCCAGGCCGACCTGCGCGCCGCCCGCATCAAGGCGACCGTCACCGGGCGCCCGAAGCACTACTACAGCGTCTACCAGAAGATGATCGTGCGGGGCCGCGACTTCGCCGAGATCTACGACCTGGTGGGCATCCGTGTCCTCGTCGACACCGTCCGCGACTGTTACGCCGCCCTCGGCACCGTGCACGCGCGATGGAACCCGGTCCCCGGCCGGTTCAAGGACTACATCGCGATGCCCAAGTTCAACATGTACCAGTCGCTGCACACGACGGTCATCGGGCCCAACGGCAAGCCGGTCGAGCTGCAGATCCGCACCTTCGACATGCACCGCCGCGCCGAGTACGGCATCGCCGCGCACTGGAAGTACAAGCAGGAGGCCGTCGCCGGCGCCTCCAAGGTCCGCACGGACGTGCCCAAGGCCTCCGGCAAGGACAAGGACGCCATCAACGACATGGCGTGGCTGCGCCAGCTGCTGGACTGGCAGAAGGAGACCGAGGACCCGGGCGAGTTCCTGGAGTCGCTGCGCTTCGACCTGTCCCGCAACGAGGTCTTCGTCTTCACCCCCAAGGGCGATGTCATCGCGCTGCCCGCCGGGGCCACCCCCGTGGACTTCGCGTACGCCGTCCACACCGAGGTCGGCCACCGCACGATAGGAGCGCGGGTCAACGGCAGACTCGTACCGCTCGAATCCACCCTGGACAACGGCGACTTGGTGGAGGTCTTCACCTCCAAGGCGCCCGGCGCGGGCCCTTCACGTGACTGGCTGGGTTTCGTCAAGTCCCCGCGCGCCCGCAACAAGATCCGGGCCTGGTTCTCCAAGGAGCGCCGCGACGAGGCGATCGAGCAGGGCAAGGACGCGATCGTACGGGCGATGCGCAAGCAGAACCTGCCGATCCAGCGCATCCTGACCGGGGACTCGCTGGTCACGCTCGCGCACGAGATGCGCTACTCGGACATCTCCGCGCTGTACGCGGCGATCGGCGAGGGGCACGTCTCCGCGCAGCACATCGTGCAGAAGCTCGTGCAGGCGCTCGGTGGCGAGGAGGCGGCCACCGAGGAGATCGACGAGTCGGTCCCGCCGTCCCGCAGCCGTGGCCGCAAGCGCCGCTCCAGCGCCGACCCCGGTGTCGTCGTCAAGGGCGTCGACGACGTATGGGTCAAGCTGGCCCGCTGCTGCACGCCCGTACCGGGCGACCCGATCATCGGTTTCGTCACGCGCGGCAGCGGCGTATCGGTTCACCGCAGCGACTGCCTCAACGTCGAGTCGCTGTCCCGCGAGCCGGAGCGCATCCTCGACGTCGAGTGGGCGCCGACGCAGTCCTCGGTCTTCCTGGTCGCCATCCAGGTGGAGGCGCTGGACCGCTCCCGCCTGCTGTCGGACGTCACCCGCGTGCTGTCCGACCAGCACGTCAACATCCTCTCGGCGGCCGTCCAGACCTCCCGCGACCGCGTGGCCACCTCCCGGTTCACCTTCGAGATGGGCGACCCGAAGCACCTCGGGCACGTGCTGAAGGCCGTACGCGGTGTGGAGGGCGTGTACGACGTCTACCGCGTGACGTCCGGACGCTCGCGGTCGTAA
- a CDS encoding DUF349 domain-containing protein: protein MSSDPWGRVDETGTVYVRTADGEQVVGSWAAGSPEEALAYFERKYEGLVVEIGLLEKRVKTTDLSAKDAQAAIAHLREQVDAHHAVGDLDALRQRLDKLVETVEARREERKAQRAKQSDEARKAKEDLVAEAEQLAQSDQWRAAGERLRALVDTWKGLPRLDRKSDDELWHRFSHARSAFSKRRKAHFAQLDAQREEARRIKERLVAEAEALSGSTDWGPTAAQYRDLMAQWKAAGRAQREHEDDLWNRFRGAQDVFFAARSSVFAERDAEQSENLKLKEELAEEAEKLLPIGDLKSARAAFRSINERWEAIGHVPRDARPKVEGRMHAVERAIQEAEEAEWRRTNPEARARAEGLTGQLQAAVDKLKAQIEQARAQGNSSKADKLERELEGRQALLDQALKGLQEFGG, encoded by the coding sequence GTGAGCAGCGACCCGTGGGGCCGCGTCGACGAGACGGGGACCGTGTACGTGCGTACGGCCGACGGCGAGCAGGTCGTCGGTTCCTGGGCGGCCGGCTCCCCTGAGGAGGCGCTGGCCTACTTCGAGCGCAAGTACGAGGGCCTGGTTGTCGAGATCGGCCTCCTCGAGAAGCGAGTGAAGACCACCGACCTGTCGGCGAAGGACGCCCAGGCCGCGATCGCCCACCTGCGCGAGCAGGTCGACGCCCACCACGCGGTCGGCGACCTGGACGCGCTCCGCCAGCGGCTGGACAAGCTCGTGGAGACGGTCGAGGCGCGCCGTGAGGAGCGCAAGGCGCAGCGGGCCAAGCAGTCCGACGAGGCCCGCAAGGCCAAGGAGGACCTGGTCGCCGAGGCGGAGCAGCTGGCGCAGTCCGACCAGTGGCGGGCGGCCGGTGAGCGGCTGCGGGCGCTGGTGGACACCTGGAAGGGCCTGCCGCGTCTGGACCGCAAGTCCGATGACGAGCTGTGGCACCGCTTCTCGCACGCCCGGTCGGCGTTCTCCAAGCGGCGCAAGGCGCACTTCGCGCAGCTGGACGCGCAGCGCGAGGAGGCCCGCCGGATCAAGGAGCGGCTGGTCGCCGAGGCCGAGGCGCTGTCCGGTTCGACGGACTGGGGTCCGACGGCGGCCCAGTACCGCGATCTGATGGCGCAGTGGAAGGCCGCGGGCCGCGCCCAGCGCGAGCACGAGGACGACCTGTGGAACCGCTTCCGCGGCGCCCAGGACGTGTTCTTCGCCGCCCGCAGCTCGGTGTTCGCCGAGCGGGACGCGGAGCAGTCCGAGAACCTCAAGCTGAAGGAGGAGCTGGCCGAGGAGGCCGAGAAGCTCCTGCCGATCGGCGACCTGAAGTCCGCGCGCGCCGCCTTCCGCTCGATCAACGAGCGCTGGGAGGCCATCGGTCACGTCCCGCGGGACGCGCGTCCCAAGGTCGAGGGCCGGATGCACGCGGTCGAGCGGGCGATCCAGGAGGCCGAGGAGGCCGAGTGGCGCCGGACGAACCCGGAGGCACGCGCGCGTGCCGAGGGTCTGACCGGTCAGCTGCAGGCCGCCGTCGACAAGTTGAAGGCGCAGATCGAGCAGGCCCGCGCCCAGGGCAACAGCTCCAAGGCCGACAAGCTGGAGCGCGAGCTGGAGGGCCGCCAGGCGCTCCTGGACCAGGCTCTGAAGGGCCTGCAGGAATTCGGCGGCTGA
- a CDS encoding peptidylprolyl isomerase codes for MVSQEQRRRQLAREKFLRQQQRRTQARRKARVRNSVIASVLGVVVIGSVALYTTGVLKNDDKKTNTAADVTPSASPTSKAPDPCAKPAAGSAKKLSWKKEPALTIDTSAKYTMKLATTCGDIDIALKTAAAPHTVNSFDFLAGQGFFDHTKCHRLTTDGIFVLQCGDPQGTGMGGPGYTLPDENLKDKSLKGNTYPAGTVAMANTGQKHTGGSQFFLVYKNSPLPPSYTPFGTVSAAGMKVLQKIAAAGAQPADPTSGNTAPNATVVINKATVTKS; via the coding sequence GTGGTCAGCCAGGAGCAGCGGCGGCGTCAGCTCGCCCGGGAGAAGTTCTTGCGGCAGCAGCAGCGGCGCACACAGGCGCGTCGCAAGGCCCGCGTGCGCAACTCCGTGATCGCGTCGGTACTGGGCGTGGTCGTGATCGGAAGTGTGGCGCTGTACACGACCGGGGTGCTGAAGAACGACGACAAGAAGACGAACACCGCCGCGGACGTCACGCCCAGCGCCTCGCCGACCAGCAAGGCCCCGGACCCGTGCGCGAAGCCGGCGGCCGGCTCGGCGAAGAAGCTGAGCTGGAAGAAGGAGCCGGCGTTGACGATCGACACGTCGGCGAAGTACACGATGAAGCTCGCCACGACGTGCGGCGACATCGACATCGCGCTGAAGACGGCCGCCGCCCCGCACACGGTGAACTCGTTCGACTTCCTGGCGGGCCAGGGCTTCTTCGACCACACCAAGTGCCACCGCCTGACCACGGACGGGATCTTCGTGCTGCAGTGCGGCGACCCGCAGGGCACCGGCATGGGCGGGCCGGGCTACACGCTTCCCGACGAGAACCTCAAGGACAAGAGCCTGAAGGGCAACACCTACCCGGCGGGCACGGTGGCGATGGCCAACACCGGTCAGAAGCACACCGGCGGCAGCCAGTTCTTCCTGGTCTACAAGAACAGCCCGTTGCCGCCCAGCTACACCCCGTTCGGCACGGTGTCGGCCGCGGGCATGAAGGTGCTGCAGAAGATCGCCGCCGCGGGTGCCCAGCCGGCCGACCCGACCTCGGGCAACACCGCTCCCAACGCGACCGTGGTGATCAACAAGGCGACGGTGACGAAGTCCTGA
- a CDS encoding MBL fold metallo-hydrolase — MLIAGFPAGAWGTNCYLVAPAAGEECVIIDPGHQAAEGVEEALKKHRLKPVAVVLTHGHIDHVASVVPVCGAHDVPAWIHPEDRYMMSDPGKALGRSIGMPLLGELTVGEPDDVRELTNGTTLELAGLEFSVAHAPGHTKGSVTFRMPETADIPSVFFSGDLLFAGSIGRTDLPGGSMEDMLESLARVCLPLDDSTVVLSGHGPQTTIGQERATNPYLRQVAAGQGASPAPRRGM; from the coding sequence GTGCTCATTGCCGGGTTCCCCGCCGGGGCCTGGGGGACGAACTGTTATCTCGTCGCCCCTGCCGCCGGTGAGGAGTGCGTGATCATCGACCCCGGCCACCAGGCCGCCGAAGGCGTCGAGGAAGCACTGAAGAAGCATCGGCTCAAGCCCGTCGCCGTCGTCCTCACCCACGGGCACATCGATCACGTGGCCTCGGTCGTCCCGGTCTGCGGCGCGCACGACGTGCCGGCCTGGATCCACCCCGAGGACCGGTACATGATGAGCGACCCCGGGAAGGCGCTCGGCCGGTCCATCGGGATGCCGCTGCTGGGCGAGCTGACCGTGGGGGAGCCGGACGACGTCCGGGAGCTGACGAACGGCACCACCCTCGAACTGGCGGGCCTGGAGTTCTCCGTCGCGCACGCGCCGGGCCATACCAAGGGGTCGGTGACCTTCCGGATGCCCGAGACCGCCGACATCCCGTCGGTGTTCTTCTCCGGGGATCTGCTGTTCGCCGGCTCCATCGGACGCACTGACCTGCCGGGCGGATCCATGGAGGACATGCTCGAGTCGCTGGCCCGTGTGTGCCTGCCGCTCGACGACTCCACCGTGGTGCTGTCCGGCCACGGCCCCCAGACGACCATCGGCCAGGAGCGCGCCACCAACCCCTATCTGCGGCAGGTGGCGGCCGGCCAGGGAGCCTCCCCGGCTCCCCGACGAGGAATGTGA
- the hisS gene encoding histidine--tRNA ligase: MSTFKAPKGTYDLLPPDSAKFLAVREAIAAPLRSSGYGYIETPGFESVELFARGVGESTDIVTKEMYVFETKGGDKLALRPETTAPVLRAVLEANLYKTGNLPVKVWYSGSQYRYERPQKGRYRHFSQVGAEAIGAEDPALDAELIILADQAYRSLGLRDFRILLNSLGDRECRPVYRAALQEFLLGLDLDEDTRRRVDINPLRVLDDKRESVQKQLTGAPLLRDYLCDACKAYHEEVRELITAAGVAFEDDPKLVRGLDYYTRTTFEFVHDGLGSQSAVGGGGRYDGLSEMIGGPALPSVGWALGVDRTVLALEAEGVELDLPSTTSVYAVPLGEEARRVLFAKVTELRKVGISADFAYGGKGLKGAMKNANRSGARYALVAGERDLAEGVVQLKDMESGEQTAIGVNEIVAELESRLG, encoded by the coding sequence GTGAGCACTTTCAAGGCCCCCAAGGGCACCTACGACCTGCTGCCGCCCGACAGCGCCAAGTTCCTGGCCGTCCGCGAGGCGATCGCCGCGCCGCTCAGGAGCTCCGGCTACGGCTACATCGAGACGCCCGGTTTCGAGAGCGTGGAACTGTTCGCGCGGGGTGTCGGTGAGTCCACCGACATCGTGACGAAGGAGATGTACGTCTTCGAGACGAAGGGCGGCGACAAGCTGGCCCTGCGCCCGGAGACCACCGCGCCCGTGCTGCGCGCGGTCCTGGAGGCCAACCTGTACAAGACGGGCAACCTCCCGGTGAAGGTCTGGTACTCGGGCTCGCAGTACCGCTACGAGCGCCCGCAGAAGGGCCGCTACCGGCACTTCTCGCAGGTCGGCGCCGAGGCGATCGGCGCGGAGGACCCGGCCCTCGACGCCGAGCTGATCATCCTGGCCGACCAGGCGTACCGCTCGCTGGGCCTGCGCGACTTCCGCATCCTGCTGAACAGCCTCGGCGACCGGGAGTGCCGCCCGGTGTACCGGGCCGCGCTGCAGGAGTTCCTGCTCGGCCTCGACCTGGACGAGGACACCCGCCGCCGCGTCGACATCAACCCGCTCCGGGTCCTCGACGACAAGCGCGAGTCGGTCCAGAAGCAGCTCACCGGCGCGCCCCTCCTGCGCGACTACCTGTGCGACGCCTGCAAGGCCTACCACGAGGAGGTCCGCGAGCTGATCACCGCGGCGGGCGTGGCCTTCGAGGACGACCCGAAGCTGGTGCGCGGCCTGGACTACTACACCCGCACCACCTTCGAGTTCGTGCACGACGGCCTGGGCTCGCAGTCGGCGGTGGGCGGCGGCGGCCGCTACGACGGACTGTCCGAGATGATCGGCGGCCCCGCGCTGCCGTCGGTCGGCTGGGCCCTCGGCGTCGACCGCACGGTCCTCGCACTGGAGGCGGAGGGCGTGGAGCTGGACCTCCCGTCCACCACGTCGGTGTACGCCGTCCCGCTCGGCGAGGAGGCCCGCCGGGTGCTGTTCGCCAAGGTCACCGAGCTGCGCAAGGTCGGCATCTCGGCGGACTTCGCCTACGGCGGCAAGGGCCTGAAGGGCGCCATGAAGAACGCCAACCGCAGCGGCGCCCGCTACGCACTCGTGGCCGGCGAACGCGACCTCGCCGAGGGCGTCGTCCAGCTCAAGGACATGGAGTCCGGCGAGCAGACGGCGATCGGCGTGAACGAGATCGTGGCGGAACTGGAGTCCCGGCTCGGCTAG
- a CDS encoding response regulator, producing MIRIVLADDHPVVREGLRAMLSAEPDLEVVGDAASGPQAEALAAELHPDIVLMDLRMPGGGGVDSIVRMTAAGLPCRVIVLTTYETDRDILRAVEAGAAGYLLKDLPRRELAEAVRAAARGETVLAPSVAARLVDQLRTKPERPRLSERETAVLRLVAEGCTNAEIGRRLYIGESTVKTHMLRIFGKLGVDDRTAAVTSAMRYGLLEQ from the coding sequence GTGATCCGGATCGTCCTGGCCGACGACCACCCCGTGGTACGGGAGGGACTGCGCGCCATGCTGAGCGCCGAACCGGACCTCGAGGTGGTCGGCGACGCGGCGAGCGGGCCGCAGGCGGAGGCGCTGGCTGCCGAACTGCACCCGGACATCGTGCTGATGGACCTGCGTATGCCGGGCGGTGGCGGCGTGGACTCGATCGTGCGGATGACGGCGGCCGGTCTGCCGTGCCGGGTGATCGTGCTGACGACGTACGAGACCGACCGGGACATCCTGCGGGCCGTGGAGGCGGGCGCCGCGGGCTACTTGCTGAAGGACCTGCCCCGCCGGGAACTGGCGGAAGCGGTACGGGCGGCCGCGCGCGGCGAGACCGTACTGGCCCCGTCGGTCGCGGCCCGCCTGGTGGACCAGCTCCGCACCAAGCCGGAACGCCCCCGGCTGTCGGAACGGGAGACGGCGGTGCTGCGGCTGGTGGCCGAGGGCTGCACGAACGCGGAGATAGGCCGGCGCCTGTACATCGGGGAGTCGACCGTGAAGACCCATATGCTGCGGATCTTCGGCAAGTTGGGGGTGGACGACCGGACCGCGGCGGTCACCAGCGCGATGCGGTACGGCCTGCTGGAACAGTGA